Within Deinococcus detaillensis, the genomic segment TGGCCGCTGACGATCACGCGGCCCTTGGTGAGATACAGCTCTTCGCGCACCTGCGTCTGCAAGTCCCAACCGGCTTTCTGAATGGCGGGCGTGATGAACTTGCTGCAAATGTCGCGCTCGGAGAGTTCTTTTTTATTCATGTCTATTCATGGCGCTCATCGAGTTGGGCGTCGAGGGCTGCCAGCGGTTGTGCGCCGATCAGCTCAAGGACTTCGGTACGCGGCACCCGCCACGTGTCACCGATCCGCAGGCCCTTGGTTTCGCCAGTTCTGAGCCGCCGCCGAATGGTTTCGCCGCTGAGGCGCAGAAACGCCGCCAATTCATCCGGCGTATAAAATTGCCGCTGGGTCATTTATGCATTCTACGCAGACGGCGCAGAGCTGGACGGCTTTTCGACAACTGCGCCATCAGGACTGAGTGATTGTCAGCAGCGGCACTTCGGGAAAGTCGCCGTAATCGCCCGTATTGAGGGTCAGCAGGGCGTGACCGAAGGTGCTGGCGTGTGCGCCGACCAGAAAGTCGGTCAGGATGCGCCGGGGCAGCCCGCCCCCACTGGCCCGGCGGCGGGCGCTGTAAGCGGTGTGGGCCACTCCGGCCCGCCGCCAGGCGATCAGCGGCATCTGCGGATCGGCGCTGACGCCGTAAGTCCTCAGCAGCACATCTAAATCGGGATAAAAGCCGGACAGTTCGGCGTACACCGCCCCGCAGACCACCAATCGCCCCTGGGTGGCCAGCCTATCAAGCGCGGCAGCCAGCTTCGGCGCGGCGGGTTCGGCATTCCACAGCGAGAGCAACACATTGCTGTCGAGCGCAGTGCTCAAGCCTCATCCGCTGGGAGGTCGCCTAGCACCGTGATTTGGGGGTGCGGCGGTGTGGCGTCCAGGGCGGCGCGGTCTGCCGGGTCGTGCCTGAGTTCGTCAATGATGCGCCGGGCGTCCTGTTCTGTGGGCTGCTTGGCGAGGCCGATCATGCCCCCGAAGCTGGGCGTGTCGCGCTGCGGATACACCACCACCGCACCTCCCTCCAGCTCAAAACGAATGCGGTCTCCGTCGTGTACGCCGAGCCGCTCACGGATTTCGCGTGGCAGCGTCACTTGCCCCTTGCTGGTGATCTTGGCCGTGATAGAGGTCATGCCGTGATTGTACACCTTACAAGAGTTCCTTACTAAGTTTCTTTTACGCCCGGCCAGCGAAACGGGCGGACCCGGCTCGGTTTCGTAGTGACATAAAGAAAGAAATCTTTATATCTTTCTTTATGTCTTGCCCAAATATTTCTCTAACGCCCTTTGCACCACATCTTGAATCTTGACGCCCTCCTCAGCGGCGTACACTTTCAACCGGCGCTGCAAACTGCGTGGCAGACGGGTGTTAAATGATTCGGGGACGTCCGTTTCTTCGGTCTTCAGCGGGACGGGGTCGGGGACGTGCACCTGCGTCGGCGTCTCCTCCTGACTGCCCATACGCTGCTTCATAGCCGCGCCGATGCTCACACCCTTCTTCCGGTCTCCCGTCATGCCAACGCCCCCAACAATGCATTGCGGTACTCGCTCAGGTCATCCGGTAAGGTGCCAAAGGCCCGCTCGTATTTGATGAGGTGCGGAATGACGCCGTACACCGGCAAGTCCTCTTCTTCCAAGGCCAGCTTCATTTCCCTACCGAGGCCGCCCCTCGCTTGGGTCAGCAAAATGCCCC encodes:
- a CDS encoding helix-turn-helix domain-containing protein: MTQRQFYTPDELAAFLRLSGETIRRRLRTGETKGLRIGDTWRVPRTEVLELIGAQPLAALDAQLDERHE
- a CDS encoding type II toxin-antitoxin system VapC family toxin, whose amino-acid sequence is MSTALDSNVLLSLWNAEPAAPKLAAALDRLATQGRLVVCGAVYAELSGFYPDLDVLLRTYGVSADPQMPLIAWRRAGVAHTAYSARRRASGGGLPRRILTDFLVGAHASTFGHALLTLNTGDYGDFPEVPLLTITQS
- a CDS encoding AbrB/MazE/SpoVT family DNA-binding domain-containing protein codes for the protein MTSITAKITSKGQVTLPREIRERLGVHDGDRIRFELEGGAVVVYPQRDTPSFGGMIGLAKQPTEQDARRIIDELRHDPADRAALDATPPHPQITVLGDLPADEA